The Humulus lupulus chromosome 7, drHumLupu1.1, whole genome shotgun sequence region AGAGAAAAGAGTTGGAAAGGTCACTTGATCCTCCTTCATTGAATGATAGTCGAAGACGTAGCAATGTTAATGAGCCTGTTGTTGCATTTGGGCCTCCTGGTACCAGCGGAGAGCTTAATGTTAGCGTTATTGTTTCACCAGTTTCTCTTGATTTCAAgtacacctctctctctctctctctctctctctctctctctctctctctctctctataaatgtatatatatatgaacttgttatttatgtttagtataaTGTGTCATGTAAAACTTGTATTGTGTTTTGTGTTCTTTGTTTTCACAGAATTGAGGCATTTGGAGGACCGCAGGAGGTTGGAGAAACGATAGTTAGAACCATCACAGGAACTGGGAAACGGCCTGATGTGAAAGGAACTTTGGTAAAGTCAAATTTGAGAGAGGATTCTGTTAGAAATGTAGCTTACTATGAGCTCGAATTCAGGGTCGAGAGTCCTTTGTTTCGCAGGCATAATGTTGCGGTTTGTTGCGTTCGCGGTGGTAGATTGTTCACTCTAAACGCTCAGGCACCGGAATCTGCTTGGCCAGAGGTGAAGTTAGACTTTCAGAGAATTGCTGAATCCTTTAATCTCACCTCTTGATACGAAGGagaacttttttttatttaatactaGTCTGCCATTTTGACTAAAACATAACGGTTCTGAGTAATTTTTCATAATTGTCAAAATATGGGTATTACACACTGCAAAACATGTTTCAGAATGAAAAGATTATCCCAtgtaaacaaaaacaaaaacacaaaGAGGAGCATATTTTATGAAGTATATAAAATGATTTGAGAGATTGTTTTTCTTAATATGACTGAGGTACCAATACCTAACTTTGTGAGTGCAAAAAATTAGAACATATACACGAATAAATTTACATATTGAATACGAATCCGGCTTTCATGGCCATCAGGATGACTTGAATATTCCTATATTTATGAGTATATGATAGCTACATGCAGACTAATTCAAGCACAAGTTATCTGTCTTCGCTTGATCATTTTCTCTAAGTTGTCAGAAACCGCAGCTGTCAAATTTGGATCTTCGAATCCCAGCTCTGAGCCAAGCCTGCACAAAAGGCACAAGGCAAAATTTGCCCAGTTAGATTGACGTGTTTTCAAACAAGAAATCTTCATGGTGTTCTAAAAAATCAGCAAAAGAATGTCCGACGTTTCTTACTTTGGATCAAGCACCAGTTTCTGAACTTCTTTAATGGCTGCACTTGCAGCATAAAGTGATATCTTTCCTACCTGAATTAAAAGCCGAGTAATCAAATATACATCTTATCCAGACGCACATAAAGAcgcattaaaaaaaaatagaaagtagGGAGCATAATAAAAATAAGGCACAGAAAATAAATCATTTTCTGACCTCCAATACTTGAAGTTTTGCTTCGTGCACATTTGGAAGACAGCGAATTTCTTCAGCTAATTTTACAGCCTCCCCCAGGCTTTCAGGAGATAAGAAATCAAGTCCTAACTGAACATTAGACTGAGAAA contains the following coding sequences:
- the LOC133790947 gene encoding psbP domain-containing protein 7, chloroplastic isoform X2; the encoded protein is MALSRCFYTCKTACFHQICLTQSSGDRKDSFDQETASRRERSPAAQFSPLEMTFRRRLSLGVGSASLVVVGANFLGVTSFLLGLSPETSRNLKFDVVYPIGGYNRCLDTNEGFEFIYPANWVGDQRLLYRAAERKELERSLDPPSLNDSRRRSNVNEPVVAFGPPGTSGELNVSVIVSPVSLDFKIEAFGGPQEVGETIVRTITGTGKRPDVKGTLVKSNLREDSVRNVAYYELEFRVESPLFRRHNVAVCCVRGGRLFTLNAQAPESAWPEVKLDFQRIAESFNLTS
- the LOC133790947 gene encoding psbP domain-containing protein 7, chloroplastic isoform X1, which encodes MALSRCFYTCKTACFHQICLTQSSGDRKDSFDQETASRRERSPAAQFSPLEMTFRRRLSLGVGSASLVVVGANFLGVTSFLLGLSPETSRNLKFDVVYPIGGYNRCLDTNEGFETTEFIYPANWVGDQRLLYRAAERKELERSLDPPSLNDSRRRSNVNEPVVAFGPPGTSGELNVSVIVSPVSLDFKIEAFGGPQEVGETIVRTITGTGKRPDVKGTLVKSNLREDSVRNVAYYELEFRVESPLFRRHNVAVCCVRGGRLFTLNAQAPESAWPEVKLDFQRIAESFNLTS